In Pirellula sp. SH-Sr6A, the DNA window CATAGAGACATCCAATCGATCCGTCCGGAAGCTGGGCCATAGAGGAATACGCAAACGGGCCTGGCTGGATGACCATTTTAAGCGGCCACGTCTTTCCGTTGTCGTAGCTAATCGACACAGTTCCATGACCGCGTCCTTGACTCTGAGGGCCGGAATAGAGAAGCCTGCTGGTCTTCGGTGCACCAGGCTGCTCATAGCGAATGATCGATCCCATACAGCCGGGATCGATCAAGTCCACCGCGTCTTCCACATCAGACCAAGTTTCTCCTCCATCGTGGCTGACCGCCGTTTTGCGAACGGGCTTCCCGGCCCATCTACGTACATTGAAACGGACCGACCCATCGTCCAATTCTACAAATTGAGCCTCATTGACAATGCTCGTCTTTTTTCCATCTTGGGTCGTGAGAATTCCGTTTGGAGCAATCGCTCCCATTTTCCAAGTCGCACCGCGATCGTCGCTGTAAACAGCGTAGATATTCCAAGCGCCAAATGGTCCCTCGTTGAAAGGGAAAAGAATTCTTCCAACGTGAGGCCCTCGAGCTAGTTGGATTCCAACTCCAGGTCCTCCCGCGATCGTGGTGACCCGTTGCTCTCTCTTGGTACTACGCGTCAGATCGCGGGGCGTGCTCCAAGTCACTCCGTCGTCGTCGCTGGTGATCAACCAGTTTCGGACGATGGCCTTCCCTTCGTAGCCGGACAAGATCTGTCCGCTCCGCTCGGCCAAACCTGCGGGATAAGACTGATACATAAGCAGAATCGCACCGGTTTTCTGCTCCACCACCGCGCACGGATTGTTTAACGCATTGTCCCCATCCGCAGCAATGACCGCGCAGGCGCACCACGACTTCCCACCGTCGGAACTCCTTTTCAAGATAATTTTGTTTTTAGCTTGATCGGCGTCCGCCGC includes these proteins:
- a CDS encoding sialidase family protein; this translates as MNAVGLAWWVAHAAAAGLFLIASAAAPPEEFDVFIPEQDGFASIRIPALVVSKQGTLLAFAEGRAADADQAKNKIILKRSSDGGKSWCACAVIAADGDNALNNPCAVVEQKTGAILLMYQSYPAGLAERSGQILSGYEGKAIVRNWLITSDDDGVTWSTPRDLTRSTKREQRVTTIAGGPGVGIQLARGPHVGRILFPFNEGPFGAWNIYAVYSDDRGATWKMGAIAPNGILTTQDGKKTSIVNEAQFVELDDGSVRFNVRRWAGKPVRKTAVSHDGGETWSDVEDAVDLIDPGCMGSIIRYEQPGAPKTSRLLYSGPQSQGRGHGTVSISYDNGKTWPLKMVIQPGPFAYSSMAQLPDGSIGCLYEADGTKRVALIRFEMDWLETPSVSAEK